A genome region from Geodermatophilus bullaregiensis includes the following:
- a CDS encoding ASCH domain-containing protein: protein MTPLPPVRRDDALAMWRAYGATVPGTLPPEEDPWVGRFGDSAAMADELVALVLAGTKRATVGLVRDNVDEAEPLPRIGGHWVACDGAGVPRCVLRTVELRLGPLASVDDAFAWDEGEGDRTRAGWLAGHLAFFRRTGAARGHAWSDDLEVVFERFRVVWPADVADAAPSGVTGSPTPAP from the coding sequence GTGACACCCCTGCCGCCGGTCCGCCGGGACGACGCCCTGGCGATGTGGCGCGCCTACGGGGCCACAGTCCCGGGGACGCTGCCCCCCGAGGAGGACCCCTGGGTGGGGCGCTTCGGCGACTCCGCCGCCATGGCCGACGAGCTGGTGGCACTCGTCCTGGCCGGCACCAAGCGGGCCACCGTGGGCCTGGTGCGGGACAACGTCGACGAGGCCGAGCCGCTGCCCCGCATCGGGGGCCACTGGGTGGCCTGCGACGGCGCCGGGGTGCCGCGCTGCGTGCTGCGCACCGTGGAGCTGCGCCTCGGACCGCTGGCCAGCGTGGACGACGCCTTCGCCTGGGACGAGGGGGAGGGCGACCGCACCCGGGCCGGCTGGCTGGCCGGGCACCTGGCCTTCTTCCGCCGCACCGGGGCCGCCCGCGGCCATGCGTGGTCCGACGACCTCGAGGTGGTCTTCGAGCGGTTCCGCGTCGTGTGGCCGGCCGACGTCGCCGACGCCGCTCCCTCCGGGGTCACCGGATCGCCGACGCCCGCGCCGTGA
- a CDS encoding ABC transporter permease gives MGRYVARRLLLTIPVLLGASFLIFAMVYALPGDPIRALGGDRPLSPAVIAELRERFHLNDPLYVQYWEYLKGLFQGDLGTDFRGRPVLDTIERTLPVTVQLALVAIVFEAVIGLAAGVLAGIRRNSFFDNLVLVSTTLIVSIPILVLAFFAQLLFGLKLNWFPIAGTNDGLYSFVLPGLVLASGSLAYVARLTRTSLAENLRADYVRTARAKGLSNRTVIVRHTLRNSLIPVVTFIGADIGTLLGGAIVTETVFNLPGIGREVFNSIRSQEGAVVVGIVTLMVFFFIFFNLVVDVLYAVLDPRIRYD, from the coding sequence ATGGGCCGCTACGTCGCGCGCCGCCTGCTGCTCACCATCCCGGTTCTGCTCGGCGCGTCGTTCCTGATCTTCGCGATGGTCTACGCCCTGCCCGGCGACCCCATCCGCGCGCTGGGTGGTGACCGCCCGCTCTCGCCCGCCGTGATCGCCGAGCTGCGCGAGCGGTTCCACCTCAACGACCCCCTGTACGTGCAGTACTGGGAGTACCTGAAGGGTCTGTTCCAGGGCGACCTGGGCACCGACTTCCGCGGCCGTCCGGTCCTCGACACGATCGAGCGCACGCTGCCGGTCACCGTCCAGCTGGCCCTCGTCGCCATCGTCTTCGAGGCCGTCATCGGCCTGGCCGCCGGCGTGCTGGCCGGGATCCGGCGCAACAGCTTCTTCGACAACCTCGTGCTGGTGTCGACGACGCTGATCGTCTCGATCCCGATCCTGGTGCTCGCCTTCTTCGCGCAGCTGCTCTTCGGGCTCAAGCTCAACTGGTTCCCGATCGCCGGCACCAACGACGGCCTGTACAGCTTCGTGCTGCCGGGGCTGGTCCTCGCCTCCGGCTCGCTGGCCTACGTCGCCCGGCTGACCCGCACCAGTCTCGCCGAGAACCTGCGGGCCGACTACGTGCGGACGGCGCGGGCCAAGGGCCTGTCCAACCGGACGGTCATCGTCCGGCACACGCTGCGCAACAGCCTCATCCCGGTCGTCACGTTCATCGGTGCCGACATCGGCACGCTGCTGGGCGGGGCGATCGTCACCGAGACGGTGTTCAACCTGCCCGGCATCGGCCGGGAGGTGTTCAACTCGATCCGGTCCCAGGAGGGCGCGGTCGTCGTCGGCATCGTCACCCTGATGGTGTTCTTCTTCATCTTCTTCAACCTGGTCGTCGACGTGCTCTACGCCGTCCTCGACCCGAGGATCCGCTATGACTGA
- a CDS encoding ABC transporter ATP-binding protein, translating to MTNLDLTKPTAEFVPPGTPLLEVDDLRVEFRTRSGTVHAVNGISYSLAAGETLAILGESGSGKSVSAQAIMGILETPPAVITGGGIVFQGRDMLQMSAEDQRKIRGPGISMIFQDALSSLNPVYSVGFQIGEMFRAHRGMSKKDARKRAVELMDRVRIPAAARRVDDYPHQFSGGMRQRVMIAMAIALDPRILIADEPTTALDVTVQAQVMDLLKDLQEETGMGLILITHDLGVVNEVADNVAVMYAGEIVERGTVDDVFTRPAHPYTDGLMSSVPQVEAKGGRLQPIVGQPPNLADIPSGCPFHPRCSRRRLGAEAAPGRECSTDVPPLRLVVPGREAACHYSEEVLGVPAQ from the coding sequence GTGACCAACCTCGACCTGACCAAGCCCACCGCCGAGTTCGTCCCGCCGGGGACGCCGCTGCTCGAGGTCGACGACCTGCGCGTGGAGTTCCGCACCCGCTCCGGCACGGTGCACGCCGTCAACGGCATCAGCTACAGCCTGGCCGCCGGGGAGACCCTGGCCATCCTCGGCGAGTCCGGCTCCGGCAAGTCGGTGTCGGCGCAGGCGATCATGGGGATCCTCGAGACCCCGCCCGCGGTCATCACCGGCGGCGGCATCGTGTTCCAGGGCCGCGACATGCTGCAGATGTCGGCCGAGGACCAGCGCAAGATCCGCGGTCCGGGCATCTCGATGATCTTCCAGGACGCGCTGTCGTCGCTGAACCCCGTCTACAGCGTGGGCTTCCAGATCGGCGAGATGTTCCGCGCGCACCGGGGGATGAGCAAGAAGGACGCCCGCAAACGGGCCGTCGAGCTGATGGACCGCGTGCGCATCCCGGCCGCCGCCCGCCGGGTCGACGACTACCCGCACCAGTTCTCCGGCGGCATGCGCCAGCGCGTCATGATCGCCATGGCCATCGCGCTGGACCCGCGGATCCTGATCGCCGACGAGCCGACCACCGCCCTCGACGTCACCGTGCAGGCGCAGGTCATGGACCTGCTCAAGGACCTGCAGGAGGAGACGGGGATGGGGCTGATCCTCATCACCCACGACCTCGGCGTGGTCAACGAGGTCGCCGACAACGTCGCGGTCATGTACGCCGGCGAGATCGTCGAGCGCGGCACCGTCGACGACGTCTTCACCCGCCCGGCGCACCCCTACACCGACGGCCTCATGAGCTCGGTGCCGCAGGTGGAGGCCAAGGGCGGGCGGCTGCAACCGATCGTCGGCCAGCCGCCGAACCTGGCGGACATCCCGAGCGGCTGCCCGTTCCACCCCCGCTGCTCGCGGCGCCGGCTGGGCGCGGAGGCCGCGCCCGGCCGCGAGTGCTCGACCGACGTCCCGCCGCTGCGGCTGGTCGTCCCGGGGCGCGAGGCGGCCTGCCACTACAGCGAGGAGGTGCTGGGTGTCCCAGCCCAGTGA
- a CDS encoding ABC transporter permease: MTDQQQLDLRKDAVEAGTTTGLASPSVDVTKERQNSLWSDAWGDLRRNPFFWIGAVLGVFFVLMAFFPQLFARGADPRSCDLATSQDRPSAQHWFGFDQQGCDYLANVVYGARNSLIIGVVAVLVILLLGVVVGAIAGYYGGVTDGILARIADIFYALPLILGALVLLRVGPSTDIPVINSRGPGAVAIALALFGWMTAMRLVRSQVIAVKSSDYVAAARAMGASSRRILVRHILPNAVAPVLVYATITIGVIIAAEATLTYLGVGLQRPAISWGLQIAAGQDSIRTAPHLVLFPSLILTLTVMAFILMGDALRDALDPRQRA, encoded by the coding sequence ATGACTGACCAGCAGCAGCTGGACCTGCGCAAGGACGCGGTCGAGGCCGGTACCACCACCGGCCTCGCCAGCCCGTCGGTCGACGTCACGAAGGAGCGGCAGAACAGCCTCTGGAGCGACGCCTGGGGCGACCTGCGGCGCAACCCGTTCTTCTGGATCGGCGCCGTCCTGGGCGTGTTCTTCGTGCTCATGGCGTTCTTCCCGCAGCTGTTCGCCCGCGGTGCCGACCCGCGCTCGTGCGACCTGGCCACTTCCCAGGACCGGCCCTCGGCGCAGCACTGGTTCGGCTTCGACCAGCAGGGCTGCGACTACCTGGCCAACGTGGTCTACGGCGCCCGCAACTCGCTGATCATCGGCGTGGTCGCCGTGCTGGTCATCCTGCTGCTCGGCGTTGTCGTCGGGGCGATCGCCGGCTACTACGGCGGGGTCACCGACGGGATCCTCGCCCGCATCGCCGACATCTTCTACGCGCTGCCGCTGATCCTCGGCGCGCTGGTACTGCTGCGGGTCGGCCCGTCGACCGACATCCCGGTCATCAACTCCCGTGGGCCCGGCGCGGTGGCCATCGCGCTGGCGCTGTTCGGCTGGATGACGGCCATGCGGCTGGTCCGCTCGCAGGTCATCGCGGTCAAGAGCTCCGACTACGTCGCCGCGGCCCGGGCGATGGGAGCCTCGAGCCGCCGCATCCTGGTGCGGCACATCCTGCCCAACGCCGTCGCCCCGGTGCTGGTCTACGCGACCATCACCATCGGCGTGATCATCGCCGCGGAGGCCACGCTGACCTACCTCGGCGTCGGCCTGCAGCGGCCGGCCATCTCCTGGGGCCTGCAGATCGCGGCCGGGCAGGACTCCATCCGCACCGCTCCGCACCTGGTGCTGTTCCCCAGCCTGATCCTGACCCTGACCGTGATGGCCTTCATCCTGATGGGCGACGCCCTGCGCGACGCCCTCGACCCGAGGCAGCGCGCGTGA
- the dapC gene encoding succinyldiaminopimelate transaminase, which translates to MPDFPWDSLEAARARAARHPGGVVDLSIGTPVDPTPDVLRTALAAAGDSPGYPTALGTRDLRTAAAGWLQRRLGVTVADPLGADPSVVPTVGSKELVALLPTLLGLREGTVVIPEVAYPTYEVGAVLSGLAVRRTDTPPDDAAGIVLVWLNSPGNPHGRVLSDDQLRTWAAWGREHGVPVVADECYATLGWDVEPRSLLHPAVAGPDHTGLLAVHSLSKQSTAAGYRAGLLSGDPALVRRVWEVRRHVGLLVPGPVQAAMAAALADDAHVDAQRERYRSRRDRLAAAVRSTGARIDHSEAGLYLWVTRDEDCWATIDWLAALGVVAAPGSFYGPAGARHVRLALTATDERIDAAAGRLTA; encoded by the coding sequence CTGCCGGACTTCCCCTGGGACAGCCTCGAGGCCGCCCGCGCCCGCGCGGCGCGGCACCCCGGCGGCGTGGTCGACCTCTCCATCGGCACGCCGGTCGACCCCACCCCCGACGTGCTGCGCACCGCGCTGGCCGCGGCGGGCGACTCCCCGGGCTACCCGACCGCGCTCGGCACGCGTGACCTGCGCACCGCGGCGGCCGGCTGGCTGCAGCGGCGCCTGGGCGTGACGGTGGCCGACCCGTTGGGGGCCGACCCGTCGGTGGTCCCCACCGTGGGGTCCAAGGAGCTCGTCGCGCTGCTGCCCACGCTGCTCGGCCTGCGCGAGGGCACCGTCGTCATCCCCGAGGTCGCCTACCCGACCTACGAGGTGGGCGCGGTGCTGTCCGGCCTGGCGGTGCGCCGCACCGACACCCCGCCCGACGACGCGGCCGGGATCGTGCTCGTGTGGCTGAACTCGCCGGGCAACCCGCACGGCCGGGTGCTCTCCGACGACCAGCTGCGCACCTGGGCGGCGTGGGGCCGGGAGCACGGCGTCCCCGTGGTCGCCGACGAGTGCTACGCGACGCTGGGCTGGGACGTCGAGCCGCGCTCGCTGCTGCACCCCGCCGTCGCCGGGCCCGACCACACCGGCCTGCTGGCGGTGCACTCGCTGTCCAAGCAGTCGACGGCCGCCGGCTACCGCGCCGGGCTGCTCTCCGGCGACCCGGCGCTGGTGCGGCGGGTGTGGGAGGTGCGCCGGCACGTGGGCCTGCTGGTGCCCGGTCCGGTGCAGGCGGCGATGGCCGCGGCGCTCGCCGACGACGCGCACGTCGACGCGCAGCGCGAGCGCTACCGGTCCCGCCGCGACCGGCTGGCCGCCGCGGTGCGGTCCACCGGCGCCCGCATCGACCACTCCGAGGCCGGGCTGTACCTGTGGGTCACCCGGGACGAGGACTGCTGGGCGACGATCGACTGGCTGGCCGCTCTGGGCGTCGTCGCCGCGCCCGGCTCGTTCTACGGACCCGCCGGTGCCCGGCACGTCCGCCTGGCGCTCACCGCGACCGACGAGCGCATCGACGCGGCGGCCGGGCGCCTCACCGCCTGA
- a CDS encoding GNAT family N-acetyltransferase, whose amino-acid sequence MGQSRSPLGVADLERLAARGWRAPEEEPLGGWLLRAGGGFTGRANTALVAGDPGCPLPEAVEAVAAWYRGRGLPPGAQLPGVQARRADAAFAAAGWGRDEDVLVLTAPLAAGPDGGVPVELADTPDDGWLNTSGYLRRAEPVTARAVLTNAPEVVFASVRADPPPAPPVAVARGVVTGDWLGVTAVTVAEEHRRRGLATAVVAAVTRWGAARGAGWVYLQVTSSNAPARALYRRAGFVEHHRYHYRWAPS is encoded by the coding sequence GTGGGACAGAGCAGATCACCGCTGGGCGTCGCCGACCTCGAACGGCTGGCCGCCCGCGGCTGGCGGGCACCCGAGGAGGAGCCGCTGGGCGGGTGGCTGCTGCGCGCCGGCGGCGGCTTCACCGGCCGGGCCAACACCGCGCTCGTCGCCGGCGACCCGGGCTGCCCGCTGCCGGAGGCGGTCGAGGCGGTCGCGGCCTGGTACCGGGGGCGCGGCCTGCCCCCCGGGGCGCAGCTGCCCGGCGTGCAGGCCCGCCGCGCCGACGCGGCGTTCGCCGCCGCCGGGTGGGGCCGCGACGAGGACGTGCTGGTCCTCACCGCGCCGCTGGCGGCCGGGCCCGACGGCGGCGTGCCGGTCGAGCTCGCCGACACCCCGGACGACGGCTGGCTGAACACGTCCGGGTACCTCCGCCGCGCCGAGCCGGTCACGGCCCGCGCGGTGCTGACCAACGCGCCGGAGGTGGTCTTCGCGTCGGTGCGCGCCGACCCGCCCCCGGCGCCACCGGTCGCCGTCGCCCGCGGCGTGGTCACCGGCGACTGGCTCGGGGTGACCGCGGTGACCGTCGCGGAGGAGCACCGCCGCCGTGGCCTGGCGACGGCGGTCGTGGCGGCGGTGACCCGGTGGGGCGCGGCGCGCGGCGCCGGCTGGGTGTACCTGCAGGTCACGTCGTCCAACGCGCCGGCGCGGGCGCTGTACCGCCGCGCGGGCTTCGTGGAGCACCACCGCTACCACTACCGGTGGGCACCGTCCTGA
- the fdxA gene encoding ferredoxin, producing the protein MTYVITQACVDVLDKACIDECPVDCIYEGERMLYIHPDECVDCGACEPVCPVEAIYYEDDVPDKWKDFYNANVEFFSDLGSPGGAAKTGKIAKDHPLVAALPPQGEGH; encoded by the coding sequence GTGACCTACGTGATCACCCAGGCCTGCGTCGACGTCCTCGACAAGGCGTGCATCGACGAGTGTCCGGTGGACTGCATCTACGAGGGCGAGCGGATGCTCTACATCCACCCCGACGAGTGCGTCGACTGCGGCGCCTGCGAGCCGGTGTGCCCGGTGGAGGCCATCTACTACGAGGACGACGTCCCGGACAAGTGGAAGGACTTCTACAACGCCAACGTGGAGTTCTTCTCCGACCTGGGCAGCCCCGGCGGCGCGGCCAAGACCGGCAAGATCGCCAAGGACCACCCGCTCGTCGCCGCCCTGCCGCCGCAGGGCGAGGGTCACTGA
- a CDS encoding dipeptide ABC transporter ATP-binding protein, with the protein MSQPSEHGATAASSLPAPVPGQHEHSSLTKLTSGVAATGARGEMGEALLEVRGLQKHFPLTQGIVFKRTVGHVRAVDGVDLTLRRGETVGLVGESGCGKSTVSKLIVALERPTAGSIFFKGRDVARMGGRALKEYRREVQIIFQDPYASLNPRMTVGDIVAEGWSVHADVAPKKGRLKRTQELLDRVGLNPDYVNRYPHQFSGGQRQRIGIARALALQPEVIVCDEPVSALDVSVQAQVVNLLEDLQDELGLSYLFIAHDLSVVRHISDRVAVMYLGSIVEEGTAEEVYSAPSHPYTQALLSSVPLHEPALRGQKDRILLQGDVPSPADPPSGCRFRTRCWKAQDVCAQEPPALVDRGQGHPAACHFAEARTVVPVDAE; encoded by the coding sequence GTGTCCCAGCCCAGTGAGCACGGCGCCACCGCGGCGTCGTCCCTGCCGGCGCCCGTCCCGGGTCAGCACGAGCACTCGTCCCTGACCAAGCTCACCTCCGGGGTGGCGGCGACCGGCGCCCGGGGCGAGATGGGGGAGGCGCTGCTGGAGGTCCGCGGGCTGCAGAAGCACTTCCCGCTGACCCAGGGCATTGTCTTCAAGCGCACCGTGGGCCACGTGCGCGCGGTCGACGGCGTCGACCTCACCCTGCGCCGCGGGGAGACCGTCGGCCTGGTCGGCGAGTCCGGCTGCGGCAAGTCGACGGTGTCCAAGCTGATCGTGGCGCTGGAGAGGCCGACCGCGGGGTCGATCTTCTTCAAGGGCCGCGACGTCGCCCGCATGGGCGGGCGTGCGCTCAAGGAGTACCGGCGCGAGGTCCAGATCATCTTCCAGGACCCCTACGCGTCGCTGAACCCGCGCATGACCGTCGGCGACATCGTCGCCGAGGGCTGGTCGGTGCACGCCGACGTCGCCCCGAAGAAGGGCCGGCTCAAGCGCACCCAGGAGCTGCTCGACCGCGTCGGTCTCAACCCCGACTACGTCAACCGCTACCCGCACCAGTTCTCCGGCGGCCAGCGGCAGCGCATCGGCATCGCCCGCGCGCTGGCGCTGCAGCCGGAGGTCATCGTCTGCGACGAGCCGGTCTCGGCGCTCGACGTCTCGGTGCAGGCCCAGGTGGTCAACCTGCTCGAGGACCTGCAGGACGAGCTCGGGCTGTCCTACCTGTTCATCGCCCACGACCTGTCGGTGGTGCGGCACATCTCCGACCGGGTCGCGGTCATGTACCTCGGCAGCATCGTCGAGGAGGGCACCGCGGAGGAGGTCTACTCCGCGCCGTCGCACCCCTACACGCAGGCGCTGCTGTCGTCGGTGCCGCTGCACGAGCCGGCGCTGCGCGGGCAGAAGGACCGCATCCTGCTGCAGGGCGACGTCCCGAGCCCCGCCGACCCGCCCTCGGGCTGCCGGTTCCGCACCCGCTGCTGGAAGGCGCAGGACGTCTGTGCCCAGGAGCCGCCGGCGCTGGTCGACCGCGGCCAGGGCCACCCCGCGGCCTGCCACTTCGCCGAGGCCCGCACGGTCGTCCCCGTCGACGCCGAGTAG
- the mshB gene encoding N-acetyl-1-D-myo-inositol-2-amino-2-deoxy-alpha-D-glucopyranoside deacetylase encodes MRAVTADRRLLLVHAHPDDETINNGATMARYVAEGAQVTLLTCTLGEEGEVLVPELELLGPEHADQLGGYRIAELRAAMDALGVTDWRFLGGAGRYRDSGMIGTPANERPRAFWNADLDEAVGHAVAVVREVRPQVVVTYDEKGGYGHPDHIQAHRVAMAAVDAAADPAYRPELGEAWDVAKVYWCCVPRSVLRSGVEAMAALGEDSPFEQLGEIDDIPFAVPDELVTAAVDGRAHAGRKDAAMRAHATQITVDGPFFALSNNLGQEVLGVEHYRLVRGERGPAGRAPHGWEDDLFAGLPG; translated from the coding sequence ATGCGGGCCGTGACTGCTGACCGCCGGCTGCTGCTCGTGCACGCCCATCCCGACGACGAGACGATCAACAACGGCGCGACGATGGCGCGCTACGTCGCCGAGGGGGCGCAGGTCACGCTGCTGACCTGCACGCTGGGCGAGGAGGGCGAGGTCCTCGTCCCCGAGCTGGAGCTGCTCGGGCCGGAGCACGCCGACCAGCTCGGCGGCTACCGGATCGCCGAGCTGCGGGCGGCGATGGACGCGCTCGGCGTGACCGACTGGCGGTTCCTCGGCGGTGCGGGCCGCTACCGCGACTCCGGGATGATCGGGACGCCGGCGAACGAGCGGCCGCGCGCGTTCTGGAACGCCGACCTCGACGAGGCGGTCGGGCACGCGGTCGCCGTCGTCCGGGAGGTCCGGCCGCAGGTGGTGGTCACCTACGACGAGAAGGGCGGCTACGGGCACCCCGACCACATCCAGGCCCACCGGGTCGCGATGGCCGCCGTCGACGCCGCCGCCGACCCCGCCTACCGTCCCGAGCTCGGCGAGGCGTGGGACGTCGCGAAGGTCTACTGGTGCTGCGTGCCGCGCTCGGTGCTGCGCTCCGGCGTCGAGGCCATGGCGGCGCTCGGGGAGGACTCGCCGTTCGAGCAGCTCGGCGAGATCGACGACATCCCCTTCGCCGTCCCCGACGAACTGGTCACCGCCGCCGTCGACGGCCGGGCGCACGCCGGCCGCAAGGACGCCGCCATGCGGGCGCACGCCACCCAGATCACCGTCGACGGGCCCTTCTTCGCCCTGTCGAACAACCTCGGCCAGGAGGTGCTCGGCGTCGAGCACTACCGGCTGGTGCGCGGCGAGCGCGGTCCTGCCGGACGCGCACCCCACGGCTGGGAGGACGACCTGTTCGCCGGTCTCCCCGGATGA